One window from the genome of Actinoplanes teichomyceticus ATCC 31121 encodes:
- a CDS encoding low temperature requirement protein A, producing the protein MADKGTDQARLNREDEEERQLIRPPDVNRDTNRSATRLELFFDLAFVLFVGRCADVLAHHETWSGGFQFVALLVAGWWGWASTTLYANRFDTDDAIFRLLTLIGMAGVIVMAASAEEAIGPHARWFAIGYVLLRIVLILGYLRVWRNLPDTRVGIRPYLWGHCAGAACWLASLAVPGTARYVLWAAGVLVDLLGPTLAARVKDAPPLHMEHLPERFGLFVILVLGESVTATVTGIQDGKWSAGVLVAAAFAFLATAALWWSYFDLSGGAAKRRLIQEGGEHTRQGVHDFYVYAHLPVAVSLAAVAVGLEHAIAHGADDHLSTGTRVVLGAGLAGYLLSATVIQGVLSGRWRVALLWPGLGVPLILLITLLFDGSPAALTGLCAAVLVAGVITGVRQHRAGEVRVAKV; encoded by the coding sequence ATGGCCGACAAGGGGACCGATCAGGCCCGGTTGAACCGCGAGGACGAGGAGGAACGCCAGCTGATCCGGCCGCCGGACGTCAACCGCGACACCAACCGCTCGGCAACCCGCCTGGAGCTCTTCTTCGACCTGGCGTTCGTGCTGTTCGTCGGCCGCTGCGCGGATGTGCTGGCCCACCACGAGACGTGGAGCGGCGGGTTCCAGTTCGTGGCGCTGCTGGTGGCCGGCTGGTGGGGATGGGCGAGCACCACCCTCTACGCCAACCGGTTCGACACCGACGACGCGATCTTCCGGTTGCTCACCCTCATCGGGATGGCCGGGGTGATCGTCATGGCCGCCTCGGCCGAGGAGGCGATCGGTCCGCACGCGCGCTGGTTCGCCATCGGCTACGTGCTGCTGCGGATCGTGCTGATCCTCGGCTACCTGCGGGTGTGGCGGAACCTGCCGGACACCCGGGTGGGGATCCGGCCGTACCTGTGGGGCCATTGCGCGGGCGCGGCCTGCTGGCTGGCGTCGCTCGCCGTCCCGGGCACCGCCCGCTACGTCCTCTGGGCGGCCGGCGTCCTGGTCGACCTGCTCGGGCCGACCCTGGCCGCGCGGGTGAAGGACGCGCCGCCGCTGCACATGGAACACCTGCCGGAACGCTTCGGCCTCTTCGTCATCCTGGTGCTCGGCGAGTCGGTGACCGCCACCGTGACCGGCATCCAGGACGGGAAGTGGTCGGCCGGGGTGCTGGTCGCCGCGGCGTTCGCGTTCCTGGCCACCGCGGCGCTCTGGTGGTCGTACTTCGACCTGTCCGGCGGGGCGGCGAAACGCCGCCTGATCCAGGAGGGCGGCGAACACACCCGCCAGGGCGTGCACGACTTCTACGTGTACGCCCACCTGCCGGTCGCGGTCAGCCTCGCGGCCGTGGCCGTCGGCCTGGAGCACGCCATCGCGCACGGCGCGGACGACCACCTGTCGACGGGCACCCGGGTGGTGCTCGGCGCCGGGCTGGCCGGGTATCTGCTCAGCGCCACGGTCATCCAGGGCGTGCTGTCCGGGCGGTGGCGCGTCGCGCTGCTCTGGCCGGGCCTCGGCGTGCCGCTGATCCTGCTGATCACGCTGCTGTTCGACGGCTCACCGGCGGCGCTGACCGGGCTCTGCGCGGCGGTGCTGGTGGCCGGCGTGATCACCGGTGTGCGCCAGCACCGGGCCGGCGAGGTGCGGGTGGCCAAGGTGTGA
- a CDS encoding DivIVA domain-containing protein, giving the protein MPLTPADIHNVAFKKPPIGKRGYDEEEVDAFLDEVEQELIRLLEENNALRAQAQRGGGGGGMGANPAATMVLTNEFADLTAQLERLQEARARAEQNARDMQAQLERARSATPSGALPTVGDDDRNARVLMMAQRTADEHMRDAQREVEALLEAARGKAEQITSEAQLKAGTIESDARRNHAEAMDSLVEKRAALLDEIERLGQLAQGYQQALTNHVTQQLMDLTAGPDSAGRELE; this is encoded by the coding sequence ATGCCGCTCACCCCAGCAGATATCCACAACGTGGCCTTCAAGAAGCCGCCGATCGGCAAGCGTGGATACGACGAGGAAGAGGTCGACGCGTTCCTGGACGAGGTGGAGCAGGAGCTGATCCGCCTCCTCGAGGAGAACAACGCGCTGCGCGCCCAGGCCCAGCGCGGTGGCGGTGGTGGCGGGATGGGCGCCAACCCGGCCGCGACCATGGTGCTCACCAACGAGTTCGCCGACCTGACCGCCCAGCTGGAACGCCTGCAGGAGGCCCGGGCCCGGGCCGAGCAGAACGCCCGGGACATGCAGGCCCAGCTGGAGCGCGCCCGCAGCGCCACCCCGTCCGGCGCGCTGCCGACCGTCGGCGACGACGACCGCAACGCCCGGGTGCTGATGATGGCCCAGCGCACCGCCGACGAGCACATGCGCGACGCCCAGCGCGAGGTGGAGGCGCTGCTCGAGGCCGCCCGCGGCAAGGCCGAGCAGATCACCAGCGAGGCCCAGCTGAAGGCCGGCACGATCGAGAGCGACGCGCGCCGCAACCACGCCGAGGCGATGGACAGCCTGGTGGAGAAGCGGGCCGCGCTGCTCGACGAGATCGAGCGCCTCGGGCAGCTGGCGCAGGGCTACCAGCAGGCCCTCACCAACCACGTCACCCAGCAGCTGATGGACCTCACCGCCGGCCCCGACTCGGCCGGTCGCGAACTGGAGTGA
- a CDS encoding YbaB/EbfC family nucleoid-associated protein: MHDFAYRKPAAGGWARDLDHREPVAGEAADGRVRVALDGDGRLVELHLDPRVAYLPLDELRRALIDAFTAAWDRRAGRDGDVAARYGAGVAPDRLRASLAEASETAERRFAEVCTALSDLNRRAARPW; this comes from the coding sequence ATGCACGACTTTGCTTACCGGAAGCCGGCGGCCGGCGGGTGGGCCCGGGACCTGGACCACCGCGAGCCGGTGGCCGGCGAGGCGGCGGACGGCCGGGTCCGGGTCGCGCTGGACGGCGACGGCCGCCTGGTGGAGCTGCATCTCGACCCGCGGGTGGCGTACCTGCCGCTCGACGAGCTGCGCCGCGCGCTGATCGACGCGTTCACCGCGGCCTGGGACCGGCGGGCCGGCCGGGACGGCGACGTGGCCGCCCGGTACGGCGCCGGAGTCGCCCCGGACCGGCTCCGCGCCTCCCTCGCCGAGGCGTCGGAGACCGCGGAACGCCGGTTCGCCGAGGTGTGCACCGCCCTGTCCGACCTGAACCGCAGGGCGGCCCGGCCGTGGTGA
- a CDS encoding radical SAM protein yields the protein MSAFVEDPPLPSHLQLEVTSACNLRCTMCLVRYRPPVNKLAGAMRPELFHRLVAELPLRQLTLQGLGEPLLSPYLPAMIAAAVDRRVRVGFNTNATLLTRRRAEELVASRVDWLHVSLDGAGPAVYESIREGARFDTVLGNLAGLVAAKQAAGSATPWIRVVFVAMRDNVTELPALVRLLSGIGVNELRVQNLSHSFDDTGPADGYAEIREFTAGQALWTGADRDRARAAFTAATRAARDSDLRLRLPSLADEGGGNCTWPWDAAYVTSAGLVQPCCMVMGDDRVNLGDLGASSFAEIWHGPAYRDFRRRLDSADPPEVCRGCSLYRHTF from the coding sequence ATGTCCGCTTTCGTGGAGGACCCGCCCCTGCCGAGCCATCTGCAACTGGAAGTGACCTCGGCGTGCAACCTGCGCTGCACGATGTGTCTCGTCCGGTATCGGCCGCCGGTCAACAAGCTGGCCGGGGCGATGCGACCGGAACTGTTCCACCGGCTCGTCGCGGAGCTGCCGCTGCGCCAGCTCACCCTGCAGGGGCTCGGGGAGCCGCTGCTGTCGCCGTACCTTCCGGCGATGATCGCGGCGGCGGTGGACCGCCGGGTGCGGGTCGGTTTCAACACCAACGCCACCCTGCTCACCCGGCGCCGTGCCGAGGAACTCGTGGCCAGCCGGGTGGACTGGCTGCACGTGTCGCTGGACGGCGCCGGGCCCGCGGTGTACGAGTCGATCCGCGAGGGCGCGCGCTTCGACACCGTGCTGGGCAACCTGGCCGGGCTGGTCGCCGCGAAACAGGCGGCGGGCAGCGCGACCCCGTGGATCCGGGTGGTGTTCGTGGCGATGCGCGACAACGTCACCGAGCTGCCCGCGCTGGTCCGGCTCCTCTCCGGGATCGGCGTGAACGAGCTGCGGGTGCAGAACCTGTCGCACAGCTTCGACGACACCGGGCCGGCCGACGGCTACGCGGAGATCCGGGAGTTCACCGCGGGGCAGGCGCTGTGGACCGGCGCCGACCGGGACCGGGCGCGGGCGGCGTTCACGGCCGCCACCCGGGCCGCCCGGGACAGCGACCTGCGGTTGCGGCTGCCGAGCCTGGCCGACGAGGGCGGCGGCAACTGCACGTGGCCGTGGGACGCGGCGTACGTGACCAGCGCCGGGCTGGTCCAGCCGTGCTGCATGGTGATGGGCGACGACCGGGTGAACCTCGGTGACCTGGGCGCGTCGAGCTTCGCCGAGATCTGGCACGGGCCGGCGTACCGGGACTTCCGTCGCCGCCTGGACAGCGCCGACCCGCCGGAGGTCTGCCGGGGCTGCTCGCTCTACCGCCACACCTTCTGA
- a CDS encoding PAS domain S-box protein — protein MPDQIFLLGNLVIMVAYAAITAAIMVPVIRAGQLRSNKLATATALIFFSCSVGHGLHALAALFAATRASVGHLEHLANPDWIWTSALWDTLTATVAVYYWTLRRSYGVLLGKGAIYVDPWSRNRLDEADARERAARDLAEAHRITLATVVEHSDDAVAGLSPDGRITAWNGGAERLFGYTAAEVLGQPAAILTGNEAAVNQQEDVLARIRDGAHHLAYEARRLRKDGTPVDVSMVVTPIRDRTGTVTGISAVARDITAAKENAERQRAIQERTQQAQRMESLGNLAGGVAHDFNNILAIIANYTEFAIEETADRPDVRADLIQVRAATERAANLTRQLLTFTRGDTIQPRNVALNAALAEVQAMLERTIGEHIRLVTRPSPTPLTVRADPGQLQQVLLNLAINARDAMPDGGTLVLEAGTAELDGDELNMQPPLPAGRYARLLISDTGEGMPPEVAARVFEPFFTTKPRGKGTGLGLATVYGIVTEAGGSINLYSEAGIGTTFRIYLPLVETPVDGADDATRPAAPPRGDGSTVLVVEDEVALARIITRILTENGYHVVVAADGRHALALYEQHGCDLLLTDVIMPEMSGPRLAELLTERQPGLPVLYMSGYSNGLLGSTHVLDGDIAFIEKPFTAADLLRKVADARRAAPVS, from the coding sequence GTGCCGGACCAGATCTTCCTGCTGGGCAATCTCGTGATCATGGTCGCCTATGCCGCGATCACCGCGGCCATCATGGTGCCGGTGATCCGGGCCGGGCAGCTGCGCAGCAACAAGCTGGCCACCGCCACCGCCCTGATCTTCTTCAGCTGCTCGGTCGGGCACGGTCTGCACGCGCTGGCCGCGCTGTTCGCGGCCACCCGGGCGAGCGTCGGGCACCTGGAACACCTCGCCAACCCGGACTGGATCTGGACCTCGGCGCTCTGGGACACGCTGACCGCCACCGTGGCGGTCTACTACTGGACCCTGCGCCGCAGCTACGGCGTGCTGCTCGGCAAGGGCGCCATCTACGTCGACCCGTGGAGCCGCAACCGGCTCGACGAGGCGGACGCCCGCGAACGCGCCGCCCGCGACCTGGCCGAGGCGCACCGCATCACCCTGGCGACGGTGGTCGAGCACAGCGACGACGCGGTCGCCGGCCTGAGCCCGGACGGCCGGATCACCGCCTGGAACGGTGGCGCCGAGCGGCTCTTCGGGTACACCGCGGCCGAGGTCCTGGGACAGCCGGCCGCCATCCTGACCGGCAACGAGGCGGCCGTGAACCAGCAGGAGGACGTGCTGGCCCGGATCCGCGACGGCGCGCATCACCTCGCCTACGAGGCCCGGCGGCTGCGCAAGGACGGCACGCCGGTGGACGTCTCCATGGTGGTCACGCCGATCCGCGACCGCACCGGCACGGTCACCGGCATCTCCGCGGTCGCCCGGGACATCACCGCCGCCAAGGAGAACGCCGAACGCCAGCGCGCCATCCAGGAGCGCACCCAGCAGGCGCAGCGGATGGAGAGCCTGGGCAACCTGGCCGGCGGCGTGGCGCACGACTTCAACAACATTCTGGCGATCATCGCGAACTACACCGAGTTCGCGATCGAGGAGACCGCCGACCGGCCGGACGTACGGGCGGACCTGATCCAGGTGCGCGCCGCCACGGAGCGCGCCGCGAACCTGACCCGGCAGCTGCTCACCTTCACCCGCGGCGACACGATCCAGCCGCGCAACGTCGCGCTCAACGCGGCGCTGGCCGAGGTCCAGGCGATGCTGGAACGCACCATCGGTGAGCACATCCGGCTGGTCACCCGGCCCTCGCCGACACCGCTGACGGTCCGCGCCGACCCGGGCCAGCTCCAGCAGGTGCTGCTCAACCTGGCGATCAACGCGCGCGACGCGATGCCGGACGGCGGCACCCTGGTCCTGGAGGCGGGCACCGCCGAGCTCGACGGCGACGAGCTGAACATGCAGCCGCCGCTGCCGGCCGGCCGGTACGCCCGGCTGCTGATCAGCGACACCGGTGAGGGAATGCCCCCGGAGGTCGCCGCCCGGGTCTTCGAGCCGTTCTTCACCACCAAGCCCCGGGGCAAGGGCACCGGGCTGGGCCTGGCGACCGTCTACGGCATCGTGACCGAGGCCGGCGGCAGCATCAACCTGTACTCGGAGGCCGGCATCGGCACCACCTTCCGGATCTACCTGCCGCTGGTCGAGACGCCGGTGGACGGGGCGGACGACGCCACCCGGCCGGCCGCCCCGCCCCGCGGCGACGGCAGCACGGTGCTGGTCGTCGAGGACGAGGTGGCCCTGGCCCGGATCATCACCCGGATCCTGACCGAGAACGGGTACCACGTGGTGGTCGCCGCCGACGGCCGGCACGCGCTCGCCCTGTACGAGCAGCACGGCTGCGACCTGCTGCTGACCGACGTGATCATGCCGGAGATGTCCGGGCCCCGGCTGGCCGAGCTGCTCACCGAGCGCCAGCCCGGCCTGCCGGTGCTCTACATGTCGGGGTACAGCAACGGCCTGCTCGGCAGCACCCATGTGCTGGACGGCGACATCGCCTTCATCGAGAAGCCGTTCACCGCGGCGGACCTGCTGCGCAAGGTGGCCGACGCGCGCCGCGCCGCCCCGGTCAGCTGA
- a CDS encoding endo-1,4-beta-xylanase, whose amino-acid sequence MRAFARLAVATLVAAAPLTGVMAAQAADDPTPVTVLTSDFEDATVQGWTGRSAETLAVSTAVAHGGTHSLAVSGRTAGWQGPSLSVLGTFEKGISYTVSAWVRLAEGSDLARLSVERRAGGTASYETVVGDTAVSATGWVNLTGRYTLSADAESLSVYVETASTTGGLYLDDVTASYVPTLPIQTGIPAVKDVVTEFPVGAAITGAEITGTHGDLLARHFTSVTPGNALKWDATEPTENAFSYAQADPLIAFARSHGMRVRGHTLVWHNQTPAWVFQDADRETLLARLENHIRNVAAHYGDTVGTWDVVNEVIDESQPDGMRRSAWYTLTGLDYIRTAFRVAREAAPAARLCINDYNTNVAAKRDALYALVVKLRGEGVPIDCVGHQMHVNVSWPSIAETEAMLKKFQGIGVQQQITEMDVSIYTSSGESYPTPPAERLLAQAYAYRDMFALFRRYAADLGSVTLWGLADDNTWLDTFPVTRKDAPLLFDTRLQAKSAYWGVVDPSRISSPSASTSPSASTSPSASTSPSASTSPSASTSPSASASPSASTSPSASTSPGKSSCAVSYRVTGSWPGGFQADVRIVNTGSAPLRGWKLTWQFTGGQTIAQLWNGSVTQSGGAVTVTAASWNGTVAPGAAASVGFLGASTGGNPAPAAFAVNGATCDIV is encoded by the coding sequence ATGCGCGCATTCGCACGGCTGGCCGTGGCCACCCTGGTGGCCGCCGCCCCGCTCACCGGCGTGATGGCCGCCCAGGCGGCCGACGACCCCACCCCGGTCACGGTGCTGACCAGCGACTTCGAGGACGCGACGGTGCAGGGCTGGACCGGCCGCTCGGCCGAGACCCTGGCGGTGAGCACCGCCGTCGCGCACGGCGGGACGCACAGCCTGGCGGTCAGCGGCCGTACCGCCGGCTGGCAGGGGCCGTCGCTCAGCGTGCTCGGCACGTTCGAGAAGGGCATCTCGTACACCGTCTCGGCGTGGGTCCGGCTGGCCGAGGGCTCGGACCTCGCCCGGCTCAGCGTGGAACGGCGCGCCGGCGGGACGGCGAGCTACGAGACCGTGGTCGGCGACACCGCGGTCAGCGCCACCGGCTGGGTCAATCTGACCGGCCGGTACACCCTCTCCGCCGACGCCGAGTCCCTCAGCGTCTACGTCGAGACGGCGTCCACCACCGGCGGCCTCTACCTCGACGACGTGACCGCGAGCTACGTGCCCACGCTGCCGATCCAGACCGGGATCCCGGCGGTCAAGGACGTGGTCACCGAGTTCCCGGTCGGTGCGGCGATCACCGGCGCCGAGATCACCGGTACGCACGGCGACCTGCTGGCCCGGCACTTCACCTCGGTCACCCCGGGCAACGCGCTGAAGTGGGACGCGACCGAGCCGACCGAGAACGCCTTCAGCTACGCCCAGGCGGACCCGCTGATCGCATTCGCCCGCTCGCACGGGATGCGGGTGCGCGGGCACACCCTGGTCTGGCACAACCAGACCCCGGCCTGGGTCTTCCAGGACGCCGACCGGGAGACGCTGCTGGCCCGGCTGGAGAACCACATCCGTAACGTCGCGGCGCACTACGGCGACACCGTCGGCACCTGGGACGTGGTCAACGAGGTGATCGACGAGAGCCAGCCGGACGGGATGCGGCGCAGCGCCTGGTACACGCTGACCGGGCTGGACTACATCCGCACCGCGTTCCGGGTGGCCCGCGAGGCGGCGCCGGCCGCGCGGCTGTGCATCAACGACTACAACACCAACGTGGCCGCCAAGCGGGACGCGCTGTACGCCCTGGTGGTCAAGCTGCGCGGCGAGGGCGTGCCGATCGACTGCGTGGGCCACCAGATGCACGTCAACGTCAGCTGGCCGTCGATCGCGGAGACCGAGGCGATGCTGAAGAAGTTCCAGGGGATCGGGGTGCAGCAGCAGATCACCGAGATGGACGTGAGCATCTACACCTCCAGCGGGGAGTCGTACCCCACGCCGCCCGCCGAGCGGCTGCTGGCCCAGGCGTACGCGTACCGGGACATGTTCGCGCTGTTCCGCCGGTACGCGGCCGACCTCGGCTCGGTGACGCTGTGGGGCCTGGCCGACGACAACACCTGGCTGGACACGTTCCCGGTGACCCGCAAGGACGCGCCGCTGCTGTTCGACACCCGGCTGCAGGCCAAGAGCGCCTACTGGGGCGTCGTCGACCCGTCGCGGATCTCCTCGCCGAGCGCCTCCACCTCGCCGAGCGCCTCCACCTCGCCGAGCGCCTCCACCTCGCCGAGCGCCTCCACCTCGCCGAGCGCCTCCACCTCGCCGAGCGCCTCCGCGTCGCCGAGCGCCTCCACGTCGCCGAGCGCCTCCACCTCGCCCGGCAAGTCGTCCTGCGCGGTGAGTTACCGGGTGACCGGCAGCTGGCCGGGCGGCTTCCAGGCGGACGTCCGGATCGTCAACACCGGGTCGGCGCCGCTCCGCGGGTGGAAGCTGACCTGGCAGTTCACCGGGGGGCAGACGATCGCCCAGCTGTGGAACGGCTCGGTGACCCAGTCCGGCGGCGCGGTCACCGTGACCGCCGCCTCGTGGAACGGCACGGTCGCGCCGGGCGCGGCGGCCTCGGTCGGCTTCCTCGGCGCATCCACCGGCGGCAACCCGGCCCCGGCGGCGTTCGCCGTCAACGGGGCCACCTGCGACATCGTGTGA